The following proteins are co-located in the Bdellovibrio sp. ArHS genome:
- a CDS encoding arginine N-succinyltransferase, which produces MSFIIRPVQYDDLGQLVDLAKQFNLLNLPGDKKVIGEKIERSQESFAGKLPKNKAEYLFVVEDVEEKLVVGSSLVIAKHGSEEVPHSFFKILKRDHFSQDLGIGFIHQVLRFQLDFDGPTEIGGLLVDKTYRRRPEKLGKQISLSRFLYMGLHRDRFEDRVLCELTPPLTDEGRSEFWEALGRRFTGLPYQEADLLSQSHKEFIESLFPQDDIYLALLDAKARLVLGRVGEATKPAQHLLESIGFNYLDEVDPFDGGPHYGASTEEILPIKYGRRLKVTEFKDASYKEQNLVATTSDDFKACLASVDIRGDEIAIAPISRQLLGVDIGEEVYAAPFNYNRGK; this is translated from the coding sequence ATGAGTTTTATAATTCGGCCCGTGCAGTATGATGACTTGGGTCAACTGGTGGACCTGGCGAAACAGTTTAATCTTCTGAATCTGCCTGGCGACAAAAAAGTCATTGGGGAAAAGATCGAACGCAGCCAGGAATCTTTTGCGGGAAAATTGCCAAAAAATAAAGCGGAATACCTATTCGTAGTCGAAGACGTCGAAGAAAAGCTTGTGGTCGGCAGTTCACTTGTCATCGCCAAGCATGGATCTGAAGAAGTTCCTCACAGCTTTTTTAAAATTTTGAAGCGTGATCATTTTTCTCAGGATTTAGGAATCGGCTTTATTCATCAAGTTTTGCGCTTTCAGTTGGACTTTGATGGCCCAACAGAAATCGGAGGACTTCTTGTCGATAAAACCTATCGTCGTCGTCCGGAAAAACTAGGGAAACAAATCAGTCTTTCGCGTTTCCTGTACATGGGGCTGCATCGGGATCGATTCGAAGATCGTGTTCTGTGTGAACTGACGCCTCCTTTGACGGATGAAGGTCGCAGCGAGTTCTGGGAGGCATTGGGTCGCCGCTTCACCGGTCTTCCCTACCAGGAAGCCGATCTGTTAAGTCAGTCGCACAAGGAATTTATTGAAAGTCTTTTCCCACAGGACGACATCTATCTGGCATTACTGGATGCCAAGGCACGCTTGGTTTTGGGTCGCGTCGGCGAGGCGACGAAACCTGCGCAGCATCTTTTGGAAAGTATAGGTTTTAACTATTTGGACGAAGTGGATCCATTTGATGGCGGTCCTCATTATGGCGCAAGTACTGAAGAAATTCTGCCCATTAAATATGGTCGACGTTTAAAAGTGACTGAATTTAAAGATGCTTCTTATAAAGAACAGAACCTTGTGGCTACAACCAGCGATGACTTCAAAGCCTGCCTGGCTTCGGTCGATATCCGTGGTGACGAAATAGCCATTGCGCCGATCTCACGACAGCTTTTAGGTGTCGACATCGGCGAAGAAGTTTATGCAGCTCCATTTAATTATAACAGAGGGAAATAG
- a CDS encoding M20/M25/M40 family metallo-hydrolase, which produces MDFIEACRQLIAIDSTPTHGNRDLAKWVAAFCRQKGLHVEEQEEIVGDLLQVNVIARPFAERPDAEFLLQTHLDTVDPGPFSLWTETGANPFDAHIIEGKIYGLGAADVKLDFLCKLEAMASFVNQKSWSLPPVLVGTFGEESGMQGALKLIRKNKIAAKMALIGEPSDLQVINAAKGYASVEIRVPFSDEEMHYRQEHNLRESTSTQSKLFRGKAAHSSTPHLGESAITKMLEYLMMLPDTVNIMEMDGGNNFNTIPSHAFLEIDMVTMIKNPISKKISNIYRAVKELELEFLDYKDNDFHPSTPTLNIGLIRTNEDDVQISGTCRIPPVITHEIYEGWMDRLRKVCEHNGASFRVNDYKKPFRTEVNSILVKGCLDELRAMGLSDRPITQASTNEASIFSRIGVDCVCFGPGKREGNVHTTQEHVALEDLDKAIGFYKRVIERFCV; this is translated from the coding sequence TTGGACTTTATCGAAGCTTGTCGCCAACTGATTGCAATCGATAGCACACCCACTCATGGCAATAGAGATCTTGCTAAGTGGGTGGCTGCTTTTTGTCGCCAAAAAGGTTTACATGTTGAAGAACAAGAAGAAATTGTCGGCGACTTGCTTCAGGTAAACGTTATCGCTCGTCCCTTTGCGGAAAGGCCCGATGCCGAATTCCTTTTGCAAACGCATTTAGACACCGTCGATCCGGGACCTTTTTCGTTGTGGACAGAGACGGGCGCCAATCCCTTCGACGCGCACATCATCGAGGGAAAAATTTATGGCCTTGGTGCGGCTGATGTGAAGTTGGACTTCTTGTGTAAGCTGGAAGCGATGGCTTCTTTCGTAAATCAGAAAAGCTGGAGTCTGCCGCCAGTGCTTGTTGGCACTTTTGGTGAAGAATCCGGCATGCAAGGCGCACTTAAGCTGATTCGCAAAAACAAGATCGCCGCCAAAATGGCTTTGATCGGTGAGCCGAGTGATCTTCAGGTGATTAACGCGGCGAAAGGTTATGCCAGCGTGGAAATCCGTGTGCCGTTTTCTGACGAAGAAATGCACTATCGTCAAGAGCACAATCTGCGCGAAAGTACCTCGACGCAGTCAAAGCTGTTTCGTGGAAAAGCCGCGCACTCGTCGACGCCGCATTTGGGTGAAAGCGCTATTACCAAAATGTTAGAGTATCTTATGATGCTTCCCGATACGGTGAACATCATGGAGATGGATGGTGGCAATAATTTTAACACCATCCCCAGCCATGCCTTTTTAGAGATCGACATGGTTACTATGATCAAAAATCCGATCTCTAAAAAGATTTCTAACATTTATCGCGCGGTCAAAGAGCTTGAACTTGAGTTCTTGGATTACAAAGACAATGATTTTCACCCAAGTACTCCCACTTTGAACATTGGCTTGATAAGAACGAATGAAGACGATGTTCAGATTTCGGGGACTTGTCGTATTCCGCCGGTCATCACGCATGAAATTTATGAGGGCTGGATGGATCGTCTGCGCAAAGTATGTGAGCATAATGGCGCCAGTTTTCGTGTGAATGATTATAAAAAACCCTTTCGGACTGAAGTGAATTCCATTTTGGTAAAGGGGTGCTTGGATGAACTTCGAGCGATGGGGTTGAGTGACCGTCCCATCACGCAAGCTTCGACGAACGAAGCCAGTATTTTTTCGCGTATCGGAGTCGACTGTGTGTGCTTTGGCCCCGGCAAACGGGAAGGCAATGTCCACACGACACAAGAACATGTGGCTTTGGAGGATCTTGATAAAGCCATCGGTTTTTATAAAAGGGTCATCGAAAGGTTTTGTGTATGA
- a CDS encoding aminotransferase class III-fold pyridoxal phosphate-dependent enzyme, giving the protein MSSLVGHQIQQSEKVKTMVHDLVSEVTKLNAQLTGIRAPMEEFKDAGKQKFDLAGQFRGRPLHYPYMGTGAGRGPYVELEDGSVKLDLINGIGIHLMGHANPRVMAAAVRGSLADILTQGNLQPNNEYRLFTEKLVKIASKKSRMKYAWIATCGTMANENALKLSRQKNSPARFVMGFKDAFAGRSTMMAEVTDNPAYKQGLPEYNEVLRVPFYDKRDPRSGEKALNAMKEHVAKHEGNISVFGFEPMLGEGGYQAAPRDFFVPLLEFCKSKNIAIWADEVQTFTRTGEYFAFETLDIGQYIDICTIAKTAQVGATIYTEEYNPKPGLIAGTFSGSTPSLSVGMEMLDMLAEGYLGPDGRINQIHRRFIDGINRLNETTCKGIAQDAGGMGLMVAFTPLDGKKETVNAFLNKLYANGVIAFPCGKDPVRARFLIPAIIQDADIDIALQMIEKTLLEGV; this is encoded by the coding sequence ATGAGTTCTCTTGTAGGTCATCAAATACAACAATCCGAAAAAGTGAAAACCATGGTTCATGATCTTGTGAGTGAAGTCACAAAATTGAACGCACAATTGACTGGCATTCGCGCGCCGATGGAAGAATTCAAAGATGCTGGAAAACAAAAATTTGATCTTGCCGGACAATTCCGTGGTCGACCTTTGCACTATCCCTATATGGGCACGGGTGCGGGACGCGGTCCCTATGTTGAGCTTGAAGACGGCAGCGTGAAATTGGATCTTATCAATGGAATCGGTATTCACTTGATGGGTCATGCCAATCCGCGAGTGATGGCCGCTGCGGTTCGCGGTTCTTTGGCGGATATTTTGACCCAAGGAAATCTTCAGCCGAATAACGAGTACCGTCTCTTCACTGAAAAACTTGTGAAAATTGCCAGCAAAAAAAGCCGCATGAAATATGCGTGGATTGCGACTTGCGGTACGATGGCGAATGAAAATGCCTTGAAACTTTCTCGTCAAAAAAATTCTCCGGCCCGATTTGTAATGGGCTTTAAGGACGCCTTTGCGGGCCGGTCCACAATGATGGCGGAGGTCACTGACAATCCCGCTTACAAACAAGGTCTGCCGGAATACAATGAAGTTCTTCGTGTGCCCTTCTATGACAAACGCGATCCGCGTTCTGGTGAAAAGGCGCTGAATGCGATGAAAGAACACGTAGCAAAACATGAAGGTAATATCTCTGTTTTTGGTTTTGAACCGATGTTGGGAGAAGGCGGATATCAAGCGGCTCCTCGTGACTTCTTTGTTCCGCTTCTTGAGTTCTGTAAGTCGAAAAATATCGCCATCTGGGCGGATGAAGTGCAGACATTCACTCGTACCGGTGAATATTTTGCATTTGAAACTTTGGATATTGGTCAATACATCGACATCTGTACCATTGCGAAAACAGCGCAAGTCGGTGCGACAATTTACACAGAAGAATACAATCCGAAGCCGGGTCTTATCGCGGGAACATTCTCGGGCTCGACACCGTCTCTATCTGTCGGCATGGAAATGTTAGACATGTTGGCCGAAGGCTACTTGGGTCCAGATGGTCGCATCAACCAGATTCACCGCCGCTTCATTGATGGTATCAATCGTTTGAACGAAACCACTTGCAAAGGCATCGCACAAGATGCTGGTGGAATGGGATTGATGGTTGCTTTCACACCGCTAGATGGAAAGAAAGAAACGGTCAACGCCTTCCTGAACAAGCTTTATGCGAACGGTGTTATTGCCTTCCCATGCGGTAAAGATCCTGTGCGCGCGCGCTTCTTGATTCCTGCAATCATTCAGGATGCGGATATCGACATCGCCCTGCAGATGATTGAAAAGACTTTGCTTGAAGGAGTCTAG
- a CDS encoding tetratricopeptide repeat protein, producing MANLKKLSVFFLSLILPALCLAQTGTSAELFQQGTQSYLAKDYAKAHESFSRALDQDPNNAVVLTNLALTEFQLGKKPLAVGLLRKALASDPELSTAEAGLKFVLSQLGVKEVPRQIQTYESVRAKLIQPVPLSAYLILSALTFFAAGWTLISYGGRRKKAMQEEAAAPSFPLVSTFLTLSFVIFTGLLALKVYDSTILRGTIITEKVSLQTAPGDNQVAILELFGGMEVVARQTQGDWVQVTYPGSLTGWIKKDAVLMTR from the coding sequence ATGGCGAATTTAAAAAAGCTCTCTGTGTTCTTTCTGTCACTCATTTTGCCCGCTCTGTGTCTTGCGCAAACGGGCACTTCCGCAGAGTTGTTTCAACAAGGAACTCAATCCTATCTTGCGAAAGATTACGCGAAAGCCCACGAATCTTTCTCGCGTGCCCTAGACCAAGATCCCAATAACGCCGTCGTATTGACGAATCTGGCTTTAACGGAGTTTCAACTTGGAAAGAAACCACTCGCGGTCGGTCTTCTACGAAAAGCGTTGGCGTCAGACCCTGAACTATCGACAGCAGAAGCGGGACTGAAATTTGTTCTGTCACAACTTGGTGTTAAAGAAGTCCCGCGCCAAATTCAGACTTACGAATCTGTGCGCGCAAAGTTAATTCAACCCGTTCCTCTTTCGGCCTATTTGATCTTGTCCGCTCTCACATTCTTTGCTGCGGGATGGACATTGATTTCTTATGGTGGGCGTCGAAAAAAAGCGATGCAGGAAGAAGCGGCGGCCCCAAGCTTTCCCCTGGTCAGCACATTTTTGACCCTGAGTTTTGTGATATTTACAGGCCTTTTGGCGCTGAAAGTCTATGATTCCACGATTTTACGAGGAACCATCATCACTGAAAAAGTCTCTTTGCAAACTGCGCCCGGGGACAATCAAGTCGCCATTCTCGAACTATTTGGCGGCATGGAAGTGGTCGCCCGTCAAACTCAGGGTGATTGGGTGCAAGTCACCTATCCCGGATCACTTACGGGTTGGATTAAAAAAGACGCTGTGCTGATGACGCGTTGA
- a CDS encoding outer membrane protein assembly factor BamD gives MLKTLRVITIVAALGLLVSGCSTTEKNSDTPDGAFAIAQEYDEGERYEEAIRRYTEVKNKFPYSNFATKAELAIADVYFKQESYAEAQVAYQMFKELHPTVPQSDYVQFRIGMSYYNQLPSSIDRDLTLANDAILNLSDLIKKYPNSQYANEAKEKRSAAIKMLAEKEEYIADFYFKRKIFDSALSRYEGLYNNYRNLGFDAKALSRAAICAAKIGDSAKAKKYQALLAKDFPDSKEFKAATKEIE, from the coding sequence ATGTTAAAAACGCTCCGAGTCATAACTATCGTCGCGGCCTTGGGACTTCTAGTTTCAGGCTGTTCAACTACTGAGAAAAACTCCGACACGCCGGACGGAGCCTTTGCTATCGCCCAGGAATATGACGAAGGCGAGCGCTACGAAGAAGCTATCCGTCGTTATACGGAAGTTAAAAATAAGTTCCCTTACAGCAACTTCGCAACTAAAGCGGAATTAGCAATAGCTGACGTTTACTTCAAGCAAGAATCCTACGCAGAAGCTCAGGTTGCATACCAAATGTTCAAAGAGCTGCACCCCACGGTTCCTCAATCCGACTATGTGCAGTTCCGCATTGGAATGAGCTATTACAATCAACTGCCTTCAAGCATTGATCGTGATTTAACTTTGGCAAATGATGCGATCCTCAATCTGTCGGATCTTATTAAGAAATATCCGAACTCTCAATATGCTAACGAAGCCAAAGAAAAGCGTAGCGCCGCCATCAAAATGCTGGCCGAAAAAGAAGAATATATTGCGGATTTTTATTTCAAACGCAAAATTTTCGACAGCGCGCTTTCCCGCTATGAGGGCCTTTACAATAACTATCGCAATTTGGGATTCGACGCGAAAGCGCTTTCCCGCGCTGCGATTTGTGCGGCAAAGATTGGTGATTCTGCCAAAGCAAAAAAATATCAGGCCCTGTTAGCCAAAGACTTCCCTGATAGCAAAGAATTTAAAGCCGCAACGAAGGAGATCGAGTGA
- a CDS encoding DUF6584 family protein produces MNALHDDMLSEARGYFINGNYKMAEPILNQMLLQNTRNPEVYQMLATIFYDKGQFSKAIKTFRRALEIDPTYTDASVGLSIILNDLGKYDEGKQVFLDAQVQLEKKSGKQDPFVDEKLASKHEELADLYYQYKRYNEALEQLLKAQKLSSRKAEVTMRIAEVHVQLGQHDRAIKDLKALIREYPHLIPARLKLGAIYYNSNNIAEATEQWENILIRDPQHPEALRYLKMAQAAGITSIDL; encoded by the coding sequence ATGAATGCTCTTCACGACGATATGCTTTCTGAAGCCCGTGGGTACTTCATCAACGGGAACTACAAAATGGCCGAGCCTATTTTGAATCAGATGCTTTTGCAAAACACTCGTAATCCTGAAGTTTATCAAATGTTGGCGACCATTTTTTACGATAAGGGTCAGTTCAGCAAAGCGATCAAAACCTTCAGACGGGCTTTAGAAATTGATCCGACATATACCGATGCCAGCGTTGGCCTTTCAATTATTTTAAACGATCTTGGCAAGTACGATGAAGGGAAGCAGGTTTTTTTAGATGCCCAAGTGCAACTAGAAAAGAAATCCGGCAAACAAGATCCCTTCGTTGACGAAAAACTTGCCTCCAAACACGAAGAACTCGCGGACCTTTATTATCAGTACAAACGCTATAATGAAGCCCTTGAACAACTTCTTAAGGCGCAAAAACTTTCCAGCAGAAAAGCGGAAGTCACGATGCGCATCGCAGAGGTCCATGTTCAATTGGGCCAGCATGATCGCGCCATCAAAGACTTAAAAGCACTGATTCGCGAGTATCCGCACTTAATTCCAGCTCGCCTAAAGCTTGGTGCTATATATTACAATTCAAACAATATTGCTGAAGCCACCGAACAGTGGGAGAATATTCTTATTCGGGATCCGCAACACCCCGAAGCCTTGCGCTATTTGAAAATGGCACAAGCAGCTGGCATCACTTCAATCGATTTGTAA